One stretch of Chryseobacterium fluminis DNA includes these proteins:
- a CDS encoding PIN domain-containing protein, which translates to MIYLAIDTCVWLELLKIDFLNPDNYFDELLFWLENGYVQFVTTENLEREWKRNKDVKKREILKSFKEKKREIAGMMSAVHQLDNMYEPDKVEASIDKRMTRIDMLFSNKAIIAKESDEIYLEATKRNLNCSPPNHAKDSFRDTINLLTLKKHSQDHGYSKCIFTTINYKDFSEGTERYILNRQLEQDFKEGNLEYVFFDTSIKAFSGKLFNIELKPYLPSFSQHLLEEKRKQESRLLTERKIQQRNNMDLEDDEFVSNIAQIDRIILSGKQTTLDKKILDILFEMNHSYQLYFFKKLAENELV; encoded by the coding sequence ATGATTTACCTCGCTATTGATACCTGTGTTTGGCTGGAATTGCTTAAAATTGACTTCCTAAATCCAGACAATTACTTCGATGAACTTCTTTTTTGGTTAGAAAATGGATATGTTCAATTCGTGACCACGGAAAACCTTGAGAGGGAATGGAAACGAAACAAAGATGTGAAAAAACGTGAGATTCTTAAAAGTTTTAAAGAGAAGAAAAGAGAAATTGCAGGAATGATGAGCGCTGTCCATCAGCTAGATAATATGTACGAGCCTGACAAAGTGGAAGCCTCTATCGATAAACGAATGACTAGAATTGACATGTTATTTTCCAATAAGGCAATCATAGCAAAAGAAAGTGATGAAATCTACTTGGAAGCTACAAAAAGAAATCTTAATTGTTCACCACCAAATCATGCCAAAGATAGTTTTAGGGATACCATAAATCTGCTTACGCTAAAAAAGCACTCGCAAGATCATGGCTATTCCAAATGCATATTTACCACCATTAATTATAAAGATTTTAGTGAAGGAACCGAGCGCTATATATTGAACAGGCAACTCGAACAAGATTTTAAAGAAGGTAATTTGGAATATGTATTTTTTGACACATCAATCAAAGCTTTTTCAGGCAAGTTGTTTAACATAGAATTGAAACCCTATCTTCCTTCTTTCTCCCAACATTTGCTGGAGGAAAAACGTAAACAAGAAAGCAGATTGCTTACAGAAAGAAAGATTCAACAAAGAAATAATATGGATTTGGAAGATGATGAGTTTGTTTCTAACATAGCACAAATAGACAGAATCATTCTGTCTGGAAAACAAACAACATTAGATAAAAAGATTCTGGATATTTTATTCGAAATGAATCACAGTTATCAGTTATATTTTTTCAAAAAATTGGCAGAAAATGAGTTGGTTTAG
- a CDS encoding ABC transporter substrate-binding protein, whose translation MKPKFLLLIAFLSVISCKRELKNSPENSVAISGLVHFKDQKDGVEIKSGKFTYHFKSDQIPFKKVILLNASMAGYISELGAEDLVVGVSSPEYIYSDKIQSLVKSGTIQNVGNDQKYDVEKIISLKPDAIFTNYIASFDNTYQLLKNNGIQVVFLDEYREQKPLEKAAYIRLFGKLFGKEKEASATYQEIEKNYNDLKKLALQGKEKPVVLANEMYGDVWYMPGGKTSVAHFISDANARYILKDNADEKAVTMSFEEVFAKSGGVRYWINAGNHVSKKEMLNINPFYAKLDVFNNGKIYGISGKERQKSNDFFESGIIRADLVLKDYIKIFHPELLPGYELTYMKELQ comes from the coding sequence ATGAAACCAAAATTTTTACTGTTAATCGCATTTTTGAGCGTAATCTCCTGTAAAAGAGAACTAAAAAATTCACCTGAAAACTCTGTTGCCATATCCGGTTTGGTCCATTTTAAAGATCAGAAAGATGGAGTAGAGATAAAATCGGGAAAATTTACGTATCATTTTAAATCAGATCAGATTCCGTTTAAGAAAGTTATCTTACTTAATGCTAGTATGGCAGGCTATATTTCAGAATTGGGCGCAGAAGATTTGGTGGTCGGGGTTTCGAGTCCGGAATACATTTATTCTGATAAAATACAAAGCCTGGTAAAGAGCGGTACCATACAGAATGTCGGGAATGACCAGAAATATGATGTCGAGAAGATCATTTCTCTGAAACCGGATGCCATTTTTACCAATTATATTGCCAGCTTCGACAATACTTATCAGTTACTGAAAAATAACGGAATTCAGGTCGTATTCCTTGACGAATATAGGGAACAGAAACCATTGGAAAAAGCAGCCTATATCAGGCTTTTCGGAAAGCTTTTCGGAAAAGAGAAAGAAGCGTCTGCCACATATCAGGAGATCGAAAAGAACTATAACGATCTGAAGAAGCTGGCCCTGCAGGGAAAAGAAAAACCTGTCGTACTGGCCAATGAGATGTATGGCGATGTATGGTATATGCCGGGAGGTAAAACGTCTGTGGCCCATTTTATTTCTGATGCCAATGCCCGTTATATTTTAAAAGATAACGCAGACGAAAAAGCCGTGACCATGAGCTTTGAAGAAGTCTTTGCCAAATCAGGCGGAGTACGGTACTGGATCAACGCAGGAAATCATGTTTCTAAAAAGGAGATGCTGAATATCAATCCTTTTTATGCGAAGCTTGATGTTTTTAACAACGGAAAAATTTATGGAATCTCAGGAAAAGAAAGGCAGAAATCCAATGATTTTTTTGAAAGCGGGATTATAAGAGCGGATCTGGTACTGAAAGATTATATAAAGATCTTTCATCCTGAGCTTTTACCCGGTTATGAGCTCACTTATATGAAGGAATTACAATAA
- a CDS encoding recombinase family protein produces MMNFYQRNLLHVASIKQLFNEIVIKMIIADLYIRVSTDEQAEKGYSQRDQDERLRRYCANNNISINKVIYEDHSAKSFERPEWKKYLIEIKKRNHKSTLVLFTKWDRFSRNTGDAYQMIGLLHKNHIIPQAIEQPLDMSVPENKLMLAIYLSTPEVENDRRALNTFHGMRRAKKEGRLMGIAPYGYINRSHEDGKKYIGIKEPEASNMIWAFNEIAKGHIPADHVRLQMNKREGVSMSRSAFAKAMRNPVYCGKIYIEDYKQEEAYYIEGKHEALISERLFYQVQRIMDKKRKVEGPGGRVLGNERFPLRGLLTCPRCGKNLTASGAKGKSKTYYYYHCHYKCGFRFDSDRLNELFEMEISKLEYNPIIKDLMKEILLDNYKQFTYDIEAKRKSISKEINLLNEKVASARDKYLFDKLDEEDYKEIKRVTKLQIEQLEQELQRIVSESKELDIRTKIENALDSMENLANLYQQGDLSTKRTIGCLIFPQKVEFDGKSFQTPKMNIVAQCIYQYNNGLGNKKNRHKRVKTSNVGLVTSTGFKPVTF; encoded by the coding sequence ATGATGAATTTCTACCAACGCAACCTTCTCCATGTTGCAAGCATTAAACAACTTTTTAACGAAATCGTCATTAAAATGATTATAGCAGATCTATACATAAGAGTTTCCACCGATGAGCAGGCCGAAAAAGGCTATTCCCAGAGAGATCAGGATGAGAGATTGCGCAGATATTGTGCAAATAATAATATTTCTATAAATAAAGTAATATATGAAGATCACTCCGCCAAAAGTTTTGAACGTCCCGAATGGAAAAAATACCTGATAGAGATAAAAAAGAGAAATCATAAAAGTACACTTGTCCTGTTTACAAAATGGGATCGGTTTAGCCGTAATACGGGTGATGCTTACCAGATGATCGGTCTTCTCCATAAAAATCACATTATTCCCCAGGCGATCGAACAGCCCTTGGATATGTCCGTTCCGGAAAATAAGCTGATGCTTGCCATATACTTGTCTACTCCTGAGGTCGAAAATGACAGGAGAGCTTTGAATACATTCCATGGTATGAGGCGAGCAAAAAAGGAGGGGAGATTGATGGGAATAGCCCCTTACGGATATATAAATAGGAGTCATGAAGATGGCAAGAAGTACATTGGCATTAAGGAGCCAGAGGCTTCAAATATGATTTGGGCATTCAATGAGATCGCAAAAGGACATATTCCTGCTGACCATGTACGATTACAGATGAATAAAAGGGAAGGTGTATCAATGTCAAGAAGCGCTTTCGCAAAGGCCATGAGAAATCCAGTTTACTGTGGTAAGATCTACATTGAAGACTATAAGCAAGAGGAAGCTTACTACATTGAAGGGAAGCATGAGGCATTGATCAGTGAAAGGTTATTCTATCAGGTTCAAAGGATCATGGACAAAAAAAGAAAAGTAGAGGGTCCGGGAGGAAGAGTATTAGGTAATGAGCGTTTTCCACTACGAGGCCTTCTAACCTGCCCAAGGTGTGGGAAAAATCTCACTGCAAGTGGTGCGAAAGGAAAATCTAAAACCTATTACTATTATCATTGTCATTACAAATGCGGATTCAGATTTGACTCTGACAGACTGAATGAACTTTTTGAGATGGAAATTTCAAAACTGGAGTATAATCCTATCATCAAAGATCTTATGAAGGAGATACTTTTGGATAACTATAAACAATTCACTTATGATATCGAGGCTAAAAGAAAATCGATCTCAAAAGAAATCAACCTGCTGAATGAAAAGGTTGCCAGCGCAAGAGATAAATATCTTTTCGATAAACTAGATGAAGAAGATTACAAAGAGATCAAAAGAGTCACAAAATTGCAGATTGAACAGTTGGAACAGGAGCTTCAGCGTATCGTATCGGAAAGCAAAGAACTTGACATCAGAACAAAAATAGAAAATGCACTCGATTCCATGGAAAACCTTGCAAACCTTTACCAGCAAGGCGATCTATCAACAAAAAGGACGATAGGGTGTTTGATATTTCCCCAAAAAGTCGAATTTGACGGAAAAAGTTTTCAAACACCTAAAATGAATATTGTTGCCCAATGTATCTATCAGTATAACAATGGATTAGGAAATAAAAAAAACCGACATAAGAGAGTAAAAACTTCAAATGTCGGTCTTGTGACCTCGACAGGATTCAAACCTGTAACCTTCTGA
- a CDS encoding IS3 family transposase (programmed frameshift) translates to MATPKKKPTEKFVKDIRQNTRRIFTAEQKILIVMEGLRAETSVAELCRNHNIAQSQFYAWNKEFMEAGKKRLNGDVAREATSDEVSDLKKENARLKEIVADLVVRYDIVKKSRQAGLIDKYRKYMRLSAAEKYEIIQTVTTSELGVKRTLESFGIARSSFYKWYQSYLENGYDGLETTKRTNHRQWNSIPERQKDLVVEIALEHTELSARELAYKITDEQSVFISESSVYRILKQRDLIPAPNHFLLSAANEFKDKTEFVHQMWQTDFTYFKIIGWGWYYLSTILDDYSRYIIHWELCDSMKAEDVKRTVDTAIKKAKLKTKAKPKLLSDNGSCYVSNELKSYLKDDLRMKQVHGKPMHPQTQGKIERYHRTMKNVVKLNHFYHPEELIQALEKFVENYNNKRYHESINNLTPADVYFGRSEQILEKRKQTKAESIRKRRQIYNQQKLVSL, encoded by the exons ATGGCAACACCGAAAAAGAAACCGACCGAGAAATTCGTAAAAGATATTCGGCAGAACACCCGCAGAATATTCACTGCAGAGCAAAAGATTTTAATCGTGATGGAAGGTCTTCGAGCGGAGACTTCCGTAGCCGAACTTTGCAGGAACCATAATATTGCACAGTCGCAGTTTTATGCCTGGAACAAGGAGTTTATGGAAGCAGGAAAGAAGCGCTTAAATGGAGATGTCGCTCGCGAGGCTACGAGTGATGAAGTATCAGATCTGAAGAAGGAAAATGCACGTTTGAAAGAGATCGTAGCTGATCTGGTCGTTCGCTATGACATTGTAAAAAAAAGT AGACAGGCTGGATTAATCGATAAATACAGGAAATATATGAGATTATCGGCAGCTGAGAAATACGAGATCATTCAAACGGTAACCACAAGTGAACTCGGCGTGAAACGAACCTTGGAAAGTTTTGGAATTGCTAGAAGCAGCTTTTACAAATGGTATCAAAGCTACTTGGAAAACGGCTATGATGGCTTGGAAACTACGAAAAGAACAAACCATAGGCAATGGAACAGCATTCCTGAAAGACAGAAAGATCTGGTAGTAGAGATCGCTTTGGAACACACCGAATTATCTGCAAGGGAACTGGCCTACAAAATTACCGATGAGCAAAGTGTTTTTATTTCAGAATCTAGTGTTTACCGGATTTTGAAGCAAAGAGACTTAATCCCGGCACCGAATCATTTTCTTCTTTCGGCAGCAAATGAGTTCAAAGACAAAACGGAATTTGTGCATCAAATGTGGCAGACAGATTTTACTTATTTCAAGATCATAGGCTGGGGATGGTACTATCTGAGCACGATCTTGGACGATTACAGCCGCTACATCATTCACTGGGAGCTATGCGACTCAATGAAAGCCGAAGATGTGAAACGAACGGTGGACACAGCCATTAAAAAAGCAAAATTAAAGACCAAAGCCAAACCGAAACTGCTCTCGGACAACGGTTCCTGCTACGTCTCCAATGAGTTGAAAAGCTATCTGAAAGACGATTTAAGGATGAAACAGGTTCACGGAAAACCAATGCATCCGCAGACCCAGGGCAAGATTGAACGTTATCACAGAACGATGAAAAATGTAGTGAAACTAAATCATTTTTATCATCCCGAGGAACTCATCCAGGCACTGGAGAAGTTTGTAGAAAACTACAATAACAAGCGCTATCACGAGTCGATAAATAACCTCACTCCAGCAGATGTGTACTTCGGAAGATCAGAACAGATTTTGGAAAAAAGAAAGCAAACAAAAGCGGAATCCATCCGAAAAAGAAGACAAATATATAACCAACAAAAATTAGTAAGTTTATAA